In one window of Bemisia tabaci chromosome 6, PGI_BMITA_v3 DNA:
- the LOC109036530 gene encoding uncharacterized protein, with protein MLSMKSCPFAVTLLLIVLISSCKGDQFADEVLAAHNHYRAAHGVPPLTLDEDLNALAQDWAVHLTQLGHMEHRDSEYGENVYYFWSSDPDYPVSGNDPVDSWYNEVKQYTYGTEGSGTGHFTQVVWKDSQRLGVGIAKSNGHVYVVCNYDPAGNVGGMYAENVLQPNGPVQPLGGGKKGRGGRPGSGGGSFSGGFQSFGPFGFKSGSFGPGSESPLSSFGPGMMKLGSFGGDSAPTSPFGRKSSFGGNSGSSSPFGGSSGSGSPQSRPGSPRTMRFTSGPIQISGGSGMPSQLASLLGGLSMPGGGSMGRMPGSPMTMPGSPGRASPMQMQRQPQVKLQRMPSLRFSSPPGGLGGARSLGGSPFPAFSGF; from the exons ATGTTGTCGATGAAAAGCTGTCCTTTTGCCGTGACTCTATTGCTCATTGTGCTTATCAG TTCTTGCAAAGGAGATCAGTTTGCTGACGAGGTGCTTGCGGCGCACAACCATTACAGGGCTGCGCACGGTGTACCTCCTCTCACCCTCGATGAAGAC CTGAACGCTCTAGCTCAAGATTGGGCAGTCCATTTAACACAATTAGGACACATGGAACATCGAGACAGTGAATACGGCGAGAACGTATATTACTTTTGGTCCTCAGACCCAGATTACCCCGTCTCAGGAAACGATCCGGTCGATTCATGGTACAATGAGGTTAAGCAGTATACCTACGGCACCGAAGGCTCCGGGACTG GGCACTTCACGCAGGTGGTTTGGAAGGACTCACAAAGACTCGGAGTCGGAATCGCCAAGAGTAACGGACACGTCTACGTGGTGTGCAACTACGACCCTGCCGGGAACGTGGGCGGCATGTACGCCGAGAACGTTCTTCAACCCAACGGACCGGTTCAACCATTAGGCGGCGGCAAGAAAGGTCGCGGAGGTCGTCCAGGCTCCGGAGGCGGAAGCTTCAGTGGCGGCTTCCAGTCGTTCGGACCTTTCGGATTCAAGTCTGGATCCTTCGGGCCGGGGTCCGAGTCGCCACTCTCGTCGTTCGGGCCGGGGATGATGAAACTGGGGTCATTCGGGGGAGACTCCGCCCCCACTTCGCCGTTCGGGAGAAAATCATCCTTCGGAGGAAATTCTGGCTCTAGTTCACCCTTCGGAGGGAGTTCCGGTTCTGGGTCTCCGCAGTCTAGACCTGGCAGTCCCCGGACCATGAGGTTCACGTCGGGTCCGATCCAGATCTCGGGAGGTTCAGGGATGCCCAGCCAGTTGGCTTCGCTCTTGGGCGGTCTTTCCATGCCTGGAGGTGGGTCGATGGGCCGTATGCCGGGATCCCCCATGACGATGCCAGGGTCGCCGGGACGTGCCTCGCCGATGCAGATGCAGAGACAGCCCCAGGTCAAGCTCCAGCGCATGCCCAGTCTGAGGTTCAGCTCCCCGCCGGGCGGTCTTGGGGGCGCCAGGAGCCTTGGGGGCTCCCCTTTCCCGGCCTTCTCTGGATTTTAA
- the LOC109036525 gene encoding uncharacterized protein — MRNCLMCFCCLILIIIVSVIPGNIGRSVATEDDDGNLADNNYPDFDLEKLFRPAQKRDCVRRGGSCTTNPGGCCREDSCKCNVWGANCRCYSQALYQKWI; from the exons ATGAGAAATTGTTTGATGTGCTTTTGTTGCCTTATTCTAATCATCATCGTCTCAGTGATTCCTGGCAATATTGGACGATCTGTCGCTACTGAAGATGACG ACGGTAATCTGGCGGACAATAACTATCCAGATTTTGATCTAGAAAAACTCTTCCGTCCGGCCCAAAA GCGAGACTGCGTGAGGCGCGGCGGAAGTTGCACGACGAACCCGGGCGGCTGCTGCCGGGAGGACTCCTGCAAGTGCAACGTCTGGGGTGCCAACTGCCGCTGTTACAGCCAGGCCCTCTACCAAAAGTGGATATGA